Genomic DNA from Gimesia aquarii:
AAATAAATAGCAGGCAGATAAGTAACTTTATTCTTGCTCTACAACAGGAGGAACAATGGATCTGACTGACCGTATGAAAGACATTGCTTCAAGAATCCCCAAGCAGATGGATTACACTCAGACTGAAGAAGCAACCAAGAATGCATTCATCATGCCCTTCATTAGTGCGCTGGGTTACGATGTGTTTAACCCTCTCGAAGTCATTCCGGAATATACTTCTGATATCGGAACCAAAAAGGGCGAGAAAGTCGACTACGCGATCAAGAAAGATGATGAGATCATTATCTTAGTCGAGTGTAAATGGTCTGGGGCCGATTTACATAAACAACATGCGTCACAGCTTTACCGTTATTTTTCCGTCACATCAGCACGGTTTGCCATTCTGACAAATGGAATTGAATACGAGTTTTATTCAGACATTGATGAAACAAACAAAATGGACTCCAAGCCATTCTTTGTATTCAATATGCTCCAGTTTGAAGATCATCATATCAACGAACTCAAGAAATTCACGAAGTCAGCTTTTTCTCTGGAAGATATCCTCACAACAGCGAGTACACTGAAATACGCCGGTGCAATTAAGAAAATTTTGCAGGAAGAACTCAAAAATCCTTCAGAAGCATTTGTCCGCTTTATCACGAATCAGGTTTATGATGGTCGTTTGACTCAGCCTGTCATTGAGTAGTTTACAAAGATTGTCAAAGACGCACGTAGTCAATTTATCAATGAGCGCATTAATGAGCGCCTCAAAACAGCCCTGTCTGCCAATCAGTCTGAAGCCACAACTGAAGAAGCCTCAGAATCAGAAGAAACAGACGAGAGCCCTTCTGAAAGAAATGGCGTTGAAACTACTCAGGATGAAACAGACGGTTTTAACGTCGTCAAAGCGATTCTCCGTGAAGTGGTTGACGTTTCCCGTGTCACAATACGAGACACCAAAAGCTATTGCGGCATCCTGCTCGACGACAACAACCGCAAACCGATCTGCCGACTTCGCTTTAATACTTCACAGAAATATCTGGGAGTCTTTTCAAACAAAAACGAAGAGCGTGTTGAGCTTGATAGCATTGATGACATTTTTAAATATGCGGATCGCGTCAAGGCTGTGATTTCAGAGTATGAGGGAAATAGTGGCAATGGGGTTCAAGAGTAGTTGATTCACCCTCGTATTTAGTATCTTTATTTAATAGGAATCTTAGTATTCAAATACATTCTTTGAATACTAAAAGGTTAGATGAAAAATAAATGATTTTGCACTGATAATTTTTAAAAGGCACTCTGGCTTAATCACGTAATGCACAATGATCAAAAATTATTAGATTTATAATTTATTACAAATGGTGGATGGATTGCAAAAGGAAATTTATTTTGGGTTGGAAAAGTACACTAAGAAGCATTGAATCTGGAGTTCGGCGTATAGAACGAGAATCGAGAAAACATCAACGTGAACTCGAAAAACAACGTCAACAAATAGAAAAGATGCAAGAGTTGGAACGGGCTCAGTATGAGGTTGAGTTATATGAGAACTATGTTGAACTTTTACTATCTGTTCATAAAGAATGCGGTCCTATTTGGGATTGGGAGAAGCTCCGTTCCGCAGAATCTCCTTTAAAGCCAAAAAGATCGAACGCCAATCAAAACGCTGCACAAGCTAAACTTTATAGATTTAAACCTACAGTATTAGACAAAGTATTTAAGCGTAATAAAAAGAAGCGAGCAGCTTTAGAACTAGCCGTCGAAGTGGCAAAAAAAACGGATGTTCGTGAATATAAAAAAGCACTCAAAGCTTATGAAAATGAGTTTGCAAATTGGAAAGCAATTTGCAAATTAGCGGAAGATGTTCTCGCTGGAAATACAAAGGCTTATATTGAATCCATTCACAAAACAAATCCATTTAACGATATCACAGAACTTGGATCATCTATTAAGTTTCATGCAAAGAGTAGTTCCTGTATTGAAGCCATATTATGCGTGAAAAGCGAAGAAATAATACCAACCGAAACTAAGAGCTTACTTAAAAGTGGCAAGGTATCAATAAAAAAGATGCCCGTAACTAAGTACTATGAATTATATCAAGATTATGTTTGTGGCTGTATTCTGCGAGTAGCAAGAGAACTCTTTGCATTATTACCAGTAGAATTCGTAATTGTTACTGCCGTGGCTGATTTACTTAATACTCAGACTGGCCACATGGATGAACAGCCTATAAGTTCTGTCGGGATACCTAGGGTAACTTTCGAGAAACTTAATTTTGATATGCTCGATCCTTCAGATTCTATGGGCAATTTCCTTCATAAAATGAATTTCCAAAAGACAAAAGGATTCAAAGCAGTAGATAAAATATCGCTAACAGAAATTCAAAAATCTTGATTAGAAAATCACAAAGCTTAGTAAAACACTGGAAGTATACCATCGCCTGACTTGTCTGATGGTGCTATTACACGAGGTTCGTGATTAAAGTGAGCGGCACGGCGCTAGCCGCCGGTTTTGTTGATGTCATTACAAAATTTGTAATCTGTGGTTTTGATTCTACTTTTGTGAGTGAAAATGGTCTTTCGAATTACCGAGTGCTAGCGCACTTTCGCTCATGGAATTTCGTGAGTTTCGTGTCTTTCGTGGTAATCCTGATTTCTTTTCTTTAGACGAAAGCGTTTTGATGCGGTTTATCCACTTCCCAATTTTCAGCTAGGTGTGGTGGACGCTATTCGGTATGGTGTGGTTTGCTGTTGCTCGTTGGCTTCTTTCAGCAGGCTCTGGTAGGCGGCTTCCAGTTCTTCGTCGGACATGTTTTGGATGTCTGCCGGGGTCAGGTTGAGTTGCCAGAGGCTGCCGCCGGGTGCCACCGCTCGGCTTGTCCGACGGTGCTGTTTCTTATAAACCATAAGTTACTATTTGGTTCCCTGCTCTGTGGTAACTCACTCTACCAAGCATAAATTCTCTTATACCCCCAGTAAGCTGGGCTCGGCCCAAACTTTAGCTGAGCTTACTCACTTATTCTGAATGCCGATGGTGTGAGGATTGCCTCTAGACCATCACTGTCGGACGAGCCGACAGTGGCACACAGTGAATTCTGGGAATTGTGGTTTTGCATCTCATGTTGTGAGAAAAAATAGTCTTTCGCGTTACCGAGTGCTAGCGCACTGTCGCTCATGGGATTTCGTGAGTTTCGTGTTTTTCGTGGTAGTCCTGATTCTTTTCCTTAAGACGAAAGCGCTTTGGTGCGCTTTGTGCACTTCCCGATTCTCAGCTAGGGGTGGTGGGCGCTATTCGGTATGGTATTGTTTGCTGTTCTCTGGTGAGTTTTGTTTTCCCTTGAGAGGTGAGGATGGTCATGTTCGTTATTCCTTTATTTAAACGCGAGCTTACTTTGTTGAGTGGGTCTCATGATGCCCAACGGCACACACGAGTCAATAGAGAGATTTGCGCAGTTTTGTCTGAGATGTGGTATGAAATCGCGGTTTGGTTTTACTTGCGGATTCAGAAAGCGTGCTCAAAAGGAGTGACTCGATACGAGGCAAGGAGAACCGGTTCTGGTGCTTCAGGTGAAAATGTGGAAAAAACGATGCTTTTTCGCATGCACAAACTGAGGTGGTGCACGGTGAGCAGTGCTCAGAAAAACGTGCCTCGCGCGCGCGACGCAGAATCAGGGAGTTTCAAGAACGGTGCGACGGCGTCAAGTGCGAAAATTTCACCGGGATACAACGCGCGAAAGCGAAGAGGTAACTCGTCGCGGGTGAGTCAAGTGGATCTTAGTCTGGTGGTGATCTTGATGAACTGATTCACAATATCCACTATATCTCATGATGACTGTTTTTAGTTCAGTCTCACAGGTTGTCAGCTCTGTCTTGTTCAGAATGATTGTCTTTATTGAATCATCACGATCTCAGGGATGGCCAGAGCTCATCAATTGTCAGACGAATGAAATACAAAAGGAGAGCCTGATTGACACAGACTCTCCTTGATTCATTAACGCGAAACGAGACTCGGATGCTTTTAAAAAACATCCTGAAAGTCTAGTCTAGTGTTTTAATCCGAATATTTTTCCAGGCAACCGAGTAAGGACCGGTTCCTTTTTTGATGCCGTGAACTTGAAGACCAATGAAGCCTGTTGGGTGAGTTTTATAAATTGCTTCGTCTGTCAAGTCTTCAATTTTTTTACCGTTGATCCAAGTCTGAATCCGTGGGCCATTGGCGATGACCTTGAACTTGTTCCATTCACCATCTTTGAGAGTCTTGTGCGGCTTGCGTCGTTCATCTGGTGTGAGCCAACCGCGGCCCGTTGCTTCGCCATAGATATAACCGGCCTCAGCACCATTGTTGCCGCTGGCTTCGATCTCGACCTGAGGACCATTCACGCGACCATTTCCATCTTTCTGCTGGCTACGAATCTGCACGCCAGAATTGAGCTTATTATGAACTTTGACTTCAAACTCCAATTCGAAATTTCCGAAGTTCTTCTTAGTACACAAGAAGGAATTCGGACTCCCTTCTGAAGTCGTCCCCTCAATCGTACCATTCTTCACTTTATAAGTGGCGGTCCCATTATGCTGAACCCAGCCATCAAGTGTTTTACCATCGAATAGATTCACCCAGCCAGACTTCTCTCCAGCTTGCACACTTCCTGTCAGACAAACAGCCGCTAGAACGGCCAGGCTCAATCCCCAGACTCGATATCGTGTCATTTTTTCTCTCCAAGTAAAATCATATTGTTGTCATATCATCTCAAGCAAAAAGTATCGTACCAAAGCCGTAACATCAAATCGAGCAGGCAAATCTGAATCCAGCAAATTAGCGGGCCAGAACGGGGCCTGGTGCATTAATGGCATGCGCCTGCTTTGCATCTCCCGGCATTTCACGGTGTTCAAATTCAGGCGGCTTGGGTGCACCGGGTCGCTGATTTCGATCCAAAGTCGGATTCTCTGGAATCGTATCCCCTGTCTCCTCAGTCCATTGATTTAATACGCCTCTCAGCCGTGCCAGTTCATCAGCATACTCTGGTTTCGTGGCCAGATTGTTAAACTGATATGGATCTTCCGTAACGAGATATAGTTCTTCTTTAGGTCGAGGCTTTAAAAAAACATCCTGTTGATATTGGTTCAATTTACCCGCCTTAAATCGCTGCCAGAGAATTTCACCTGAGGGAAAATCAATCGATTCGACGCAGAGGTTTCGCTGTTCCGGCCACGCATTCCGGATGTAGAGCCAATCTCCTGAACGCACCATGCGTTCGTGTGCTTTGAATACATGCCAATTGTGTTCAGCAAAAGCATAGTCACGAGTGATTGCATCAGGTTGAGTGAGTAATTTCTGAAAACTGACTCCCTGAATCCGCGGATCAATGGGGACTCCTGCGAGTTCCAAGACTGTCGGTCCAATGTCAATTGAACTGACTAGGCTCTTACTCACTGTCTCTGGCTTTACGACAGCAGGCCAGCGTATCATCATCGGCGTTTTAATACCGCTGTCGTAGAGTCTGGTTTTACAGCGGGGAAAGGGACGACCATTGTCAGCGAAAAAGAGAATTAATGTGTTGTCGTCAATTCCCTGTGTTTTGAGTTCATCAAGAATTTTGCCGGTAAAGAAATCAATCCGACTAATTTCATCATAATACTGCGCCAGGTCGCGGCGGGTCTCAGGGGAATCGATCAGGTAAGGAGGGACGACCACTTCGGAAGGTTGATGTGGTTTATATTCTTTGGATGCCTGCCAGGCCCTGTGTGCATCTACCGAGGCGAACCAACAAAAAAAAGGTTTGTCCTTTGGTCTTTTTTTGAGAATGGGAACCCAATCGGCCTCTCTGCCCGGCCCCTTTCCTTTCGAGACATGATCAAAGGCAGTAAGTGCATAATTGCCCATGTGTTGTTTGCCGGAGATAACCGTATAATATCCAGAATCTCGCAGCAATTGTGGAAACAAAACCTGACTTTGGGGAAGCGGCGTATGTAATTCGGGAGCGCCCGTATTATGCGGATAGCGGCCTGTGATCACACTACAACGACTGGGACTACAACTGCTGGTCGTGAGATACGCGTTATCAAACCGCAGCCCCTCTTTCGCGAGGCGATCGAGATTCGGAGTTCGAATGGTGGGATGCCCATAACAACCAAGATCATTCCAGGAAACATCATCTGCAAAAATCAAAATGATATTGGGTCTGGTTGGTGATGTTTTATCCTCTGCAAAAGCAGATTGATTTAATAGAATTAAGGAAAAAAGAAAACAAAGCCAGTTAAACGAACGCAGTAAAACGCACATTGTGCACGCAACCTCAATCAAAAGAATCAAAGACAAAGAATTGCCATTTTAAATTGGCAATCACTACCGTACAAAATCAGGCAAGACTTCTCAATCTTAAGGTTACAAATTTGTTTTAGAGCTAATTAGAGAGGTGATTCATAAAGAATCATTAATAATGATTCTTCTATTCCTCATCAGGATCGAGGCCAAAATCTTCCGACTCTTCATCGAGCAGGAAATTTTCATCAGAGTCTGGTTCGTCTGCTTCTTGAGCAGGCTCAAATGAAATCGTGAGATGAACTTCGTGATGGATGACGGGATTAAACTGTGTTCCGAGCGGATCAAATCGAAGATGGATATTTGCTTCTGAAGCGATTTCATCAGCGGTGCGTTCTGCTGTGTCGGCCAATTCACTCTGACCACTTTCCCGATAACAGGTCTCTAATGATTTCCAGGGTAGCTGGCTATGTGGAATGGGTAACAAATCAGCAGCATATTGTAATGGTTTGATCGCTTCTGAATAGCGACCGACTCGTTTCAGTGATTCTCCTCGTAGAAAGGAATAGGAGGCCGTTAATGATCCCGGATCAGTGACTTTATCTAACTCCCTGAGTGCTTGTATTGGCATTCCCAGTTCTAAATAGCCTTCAGCTGCAATCAATTTGCGAACCGTTTTTTGAGGAATTCGAGGAATCATCATTGTAACCTCCCGTTCCACCTCACTGGGTGAATCTTCTGGTTGAACTTTTGGGGAATTAAAACCTCTGAGCCTTCTCATCTTAGTTAATCCCCTATTTTAGAAAACGTAATTTAAAGTCTTCTGGTTCAATTTTACCGCATAGAATGTGCCAAACCTGCCTTCCCTGACAAACAAAGACTATAACCTATTGAATAACAAACACTTACACAATAAATACTATCGTATAGCTAGAGGTAGACAGTGCCACTTTGACAGCCAAAATGCTATCACTTTATAGGCAGTTCTCTTCAATTCGACACCACCAGGAGCCATATATTTAGACAAGTCATATGACAACCCGGTTCGTGTTAAACAAACTCGAATCACCTTCAGAATAACCTGGGAACATTTATCGTTCCTCTGTCTGAACCTATTACGTAACAATCAGGTATTATTCAGAAAGAATTTTGCGAAACGTGTCATCAAATTCAAACTTTTCTGTTGCGTTTGAATCTGGGGAGATCTCAGGAGTCTTTTTAAGCGGCGGTTTGGGATCCTGGGGCCAGACTGTTGAGATTCGAGATGAGTCCCCTTGCAACCAATCCTGATAGCTTGTTGCTTTTCC
This window encodes:
- a CDS encoding type I restriction endonuclease, giving the protein MDLTDRMKDIASRIPKQMDYTQTEEATKNAFIMPFISALGYDVFNPLEVIPEYTSDIGTKKGEKVDYAIKKDDEIIILVECKWSGADLHKQHASQLYRYFSVTSARFAILTNGIEYEFYSDIDETNKMDSKPFFVFNMLQFEDHHINELKKFTKSAFSLEDILTTASTLKYAGAIKKILQEELKNPSEAFVRFITNQVYDGRLTQPVIE
- a CDS encoding 3-keto-disaccharide hydrolase produces the protein MTRYRVWGLSLAVLAAVCLTGSVQAGEKSGWVNLFDGKTLDGWVQHNGTATYKVKNGTIEGTTSEGSPNSFLCTKKNFGNFELEFEVKVHNKLNSGVQIRSQQKDGNGRVNGPQVEIEASGNNGAEAGYIYGEATGRGWLTPDERRKPHKTLKDGEWNKFKVIANGPRIQTWINGKKIEDLTDEAIYKTHPTGFIGLQVHGIKKGTGPYSVAWKNIRIKTLD
- a CDS encoding sulfatase family protein produces the protein MCVLLRSFNWLCFLFSLILLNQSAFAEDKTSPTRPNIILIFADDVSWNDLGCYGHPTIRTPNLDRLAKEGLRFDNAYLTTSSCSPSRCSVITGRYPHNTGAPELHTPLPQSQVLFPQLLRDSGYYTVISGKQHMGNYALTAFDHVSKGKGPGREADWVPILKKRPKDKPFFCWFASVDAHRAWQASKEYKPHQPSEVVVPPYLIDSPETRRDLAQYYDEISRIDFFTGKILDELKTQGIDDNTLILFFADNGRPFPRCKTRLYDSGIKTPMMIRWPAVVKPETVSKSLVSSIDIGPTVLELAGVPIDPRIQGVSFQKLLTQPDAITRDYAFAEHNWHVFKAHERMVRSGDWLYIRNAWPEQRNLCVESIDFPSGEILWQRFKAGKLNQYQQDVFLKPRPKEELYLVTEDPYQFNNLATKPEYADELARLRGVLNQWTEETGDTIPENPTLDRNQRPGAPKPPEFEHREMPGDAKQAHAINAPGPVLAR
- a CDS encoding tetratricopeptide repeat protein; the protein is MMIPRIPQKTVRKLIAAEGYLELGMPIQALRELDKVTDPGSLTASYSFLRGESLKRVGRYSEAIKPLQYAADLLPIPHSQLPWKSLETCYRESGQSELADTAERTADEIASEANIHLRFDPLGTQFNPVIHHEVHLTISFEPAQEADEPDSDENFLLDEESEDFGLDPDEE